Proteins encoded together in one Myxocyprinus asiaticus isolate MX2 ecotype Aquarium Trade chromosome 9, UBuf_Myxa_2, whole genome shotgun sequence window:
- the LOC127446395 gene encoding odorant receptor 131-2-like, which yields MNISLDGNITQSKILRDTFSSAVAKNVIVVGLWISINYMNSTLVHTFIKHEIFTGNPRYILFIHMVLNDMIQLTVAVVLHVLSYIVFTINVSFCCVLIMIAIFTTLNTPLNLATMAIERYIAICNPLRHTQICTVRKTYILISLLWVLSAIQVLPDLFILLATQPLSFFHTNVFCYRDYLFNNPYVIEKRNIVYIIYLSFVWFTIAYTYLKILFVAKAVNSEARKAQSTIILHGIQLLMCMLTFVGPFLDRLLPSIFPMFILEMRFVSYLIIQIIPRFISPIVYGMRDQTFCNYVKRYLLCTMFKVRSKINTLQTNRNLANVSNKFI from the coding sequence ATGAACATTTCACTAGACGGTAACATCACACAAAGCAAGATCTTGCGGGACACTTTCAGCTCAGCGGTGGCTaagaatgtgatcgtggtcggtTTGTGGATCTCCATCAACTATATGAACAGCACGCTTGTCCACACCTTCATCAAGCATGAAATATTCACTGGAAACCCTCGCTACATACTCTTTATCCACATGGTGCTAAACGACATGATCCAACTGACTGTTGCAGTCGTCCTCCACGTCTTAAGCTACATTGTGTTCACTATTAATGTCTCTTTCTGCTGTGTTCTAATAATGATCGCCATATTCACAACACTCAACACGCCATTGAACCTTGCGACCATGGCTATAGAGCGCTACATTGCTATCTGCAACCCTTTGCGACACACTCAGATTTGTACTGTACGCAAAACGTACATCCTTATCAGTCTACTATGGGTTTTGAGTGCCATTCAAGTTCTACCAGACTTGTTTATTCTTTTAGCAACACAACCTTTAAGTTTTTTCCACACCAATGTCTTCTGCTACAGAGATTACCTGTTCAATAACCCATATGTGATAGAAAAGAGAAACATAGTGTACATTATCTACCTGTCTTTTGTGTGGTTCACAATAGCCTATACATATTTGAAGATCCTGTTTGTTGCAAAGGCCGTAAACTCTGAAGCTCGCAAAGCTCAGAGTACCATCATCCTACATGGAATTCAGCTTCTGATGTGCATGCTTACATTTGTTGGGCCGTTCCTTGACAGGCTGCTCCCGTCTATCTTTCCAATGTTTATTCTGGAGATGAGATTTGTGAGTTATTTAATAATCCAAATTATACCCAGGTTTATTAGTCCTATTGTGTATGGGATGAGGGATCAAACCTTTTGTAATTATGTGAAAAGATATTTACTGTGCACAATGTTCAAGGTGAGAAGTAAAATCAACACTCTCCAAACTAATAGGAATTTGGCAAATGTTTCCAATAAATTCATATGA
- the LOC127446394 gene encoding odorant receptor 131-2-like, translated as MNSTGGQQLLVRDTYATAFVKNFIVVMVWFLLSYINGSVVATFFKHNIFNEDPRYILFIHMVINDAVQLTVTIALFVVSYTLYTISVGVCCFFILVAVFTTRSTPVNLAGMAIERYIAICYPLRHAQICTAQRTYMLIGAIWFVSVVPDITDLFVTLATQPTSFFQSAVFCLRTNVFKDPVLLYKRQAFDGIYFSLVFLTLLYTYLQIVFAARVLSTERTSTKRATNTILLHGVQLLLCMLSYVSPSVEAVLLIIFPGRELEIRFSNYLIVYILPRFLSPTIYGVRDKKFRKYLKKYFVCDCHRLDIRV; from the coding sequence ATGAATTCAACCGGAGGCCAACAGCTCCTTGTGAGAGACACATATGCCACGGCCTTTGTCAAGAACTTCATCGTGGTCATGGTGTGGTTCCTCCTCAGCTACATCAATGGCAGTGTGGTGGCCACTTTCTTCAAGCACAACATATTCAACGAGGACCCTCGCTATATTCTTTTCATACACATGGTTATTAATGACGCAGTGCAGCTTACTGTTACCATTGCTCTGTTTGTGGTTAGTTACACCTTGTACACTATCAGCGTAGGGGTGTGTTGTTTCTTCATCCTTGTGGCTGTGTTCACCACCCGTAGCACACCTGTGAATCTGGCCGGCATGGCCATTGAACGCTACATCGCCATTTGCTATCCCCTTCGCCATGCCCAGATCTGCACCGCACAGCGCACTTACATGCTCATAGGGGCCATTTGGTTTGTCTCTGTGGTGCCTGACATCACTGACCTTTTCGTGACCTTAGCCACACAACCTACAAGTTTCTTCCAAAGCGCTGTGTTTTGTCTCAGAACAAATGTCTTCAAAGACCCAGTTTTGCTCTATAAACGGCAGGCATTCGACGGAATTTACTTTTCGCTGGTCTTCCTTACGCTGCTGTACACATATCTCCAGATTGTATTTGCAGCCCGGGTGCTCTCCACCGAAAGAACGTCCACCAAACGGGCGACCAACACCATTTTGCTTCATGGGGTGCAGTTACTTTTGTGTATGCTCTCGTATGTGTCTCCCAGCGTGGAGGCCGTACTGCTTATCATCTTCCCGGGACGTGAACTCGAAATTCGTTTCTCTAACTATCTAATTGTCTATATCCTCCCACGCTTTTTGAGTCCAACCATATATGGTGTTCGGGATAAAAAGTTCCGGAAGTAtctgaaaaaatattttgtgtgtgatTGCCACAGACTAGATATCAGAGTATAG